One stretch of Kogia breviceps isolate mKogBre1 chromosome 18, mKogBre1 haplotype 1, whole genome shotgun sequence DNA includes these proteins:
- the ZNF473 gene encoding zinc finger protein 473 isoform X1, whose amino-acid sequence MTEEFAILKDIAMDFTLEDWEQLGLDQGDLFWDTALDNYQNLFLLNPPRPNLTSHPDDGEELAALAKGSPESTGPDTAEAKTSPLPQDFLEEGLSQEITEMFSKDGLWNSHLEEACIGQSWLDSLLGDPESLLKSDIVTSKESPTECKSHELESHKLKRGLGPKSLLSPGAGSVTLDLPERSLTPAKSQESGNDVGCYSDQSQQDNIQGGEKPYKCSQCEKSFSQSYLLIQHWILHTREDPAVLQEYEKDVNQSSGLFVQSVTHTGSKSYVGNKCGKTSSQNTHVLWHHNIQSEEKPCKSQDSDGPAGHDSQPVERHNPPPGGKSYKCNEYGESFSQTFHLTRHQKTHTRKCYECARCKAIFNFKKYLLQHQKIHAAKTTAVCQECGKAFRRSSLLVKHQSVHTGEKPYKCDECGKRFSHILTLKTHQRVHRGEKPYECNKCGKAFYRNTHLNEHQRVHTGYRPHKCHKCIKSFTRPSHLNRHLSIHATEKPYSCAECKETFSHNEDLVQHQKIHAVETPYQCQECGERFVCHSTLICHQSGHTREKQGLDESRKILNENPEQREPPRVSKKLFKCNKCEKTFSCSKYLTQHEWIHARVKPFECNQCGKAFGQSSQLIRHQRIHSGVRPYECGDCGKAFVHSASLAKHQSTHKSENPFQCNKCGKTFSQSACCSEHQLIQTAEKPFTPNKCDEVFTYSNHLVQHQGTQAGKKPFKQNECRKTSQQSSCLSKHQRIHTGEKPYECGDCGKTFNLGAQLIRHQRVHTGEKPYVCQECGKAFSQSSCFSKHQRVHTGEKPYKCGDCGKTFSRGAPLIRHRRIHTGEKPYVCQECGKAFSQSSCLSKHQRVHSGEKPYVCAECGKAFAQKANLVQHQRTHTGEKPYACDVCGKAFALKAHLSQHQRIHTKEKPHQCPHCQKALCCCSGLSQHQ is encoded by the exons ATGACTGAG GAATTTGCGATCCTCAAGGACATAGCCATGGACTTCACCTTGGAGGACTGGGAGCAGCTGGGGCTGGACCAGGGGGACCTGTTCTGGGACACGGCACTGGACAACTACCAGAACCTCTTCCTGCTGA ATCCCCCCAGACCCAACCTGACCTCCCATCCAGATGATGGGGAAGAGCTGGCGGCCCTGGCGAAAGGAAGCCCAGAGTCAACAGGTCCTG ACACCGCTGAGGCCAAGACCTCTCCTCTGCCACAGGACTTCTTGGAAGAAGGACTCTCCCAGGAGATTACTGAGATGTTTTCCAAGGATGGCCTCTGGAACTCCCATCTGGAAGAAGCCTGCATAGGTCAGAGCTGGTTAGATAGTTTGCTAGGAGATCCAGAAAGTCTTCTGAAGTCCGATATTGTTACCAGCAAGGAAAGTCCCACTGAATGCAAGAGCCACGAACTCGAGAGCCACAAACTCAAGAGAGGCCTTGGTCCCAAGTCCCTCCTTTCCCCAGGAGCGGGTTCTGTGACTCTTGATCTTCCTGAAAGGAGCCTTACACCAGCTAAGTCTCAGGAAAGTGGGAATGACGTTGGGTGCTACTCAGACCAGAGCCAGCAGGATAACATCCAGGGAGGGGAGAAACCATATAAATGTAGTCAGTGTGAGAAGAGCTTCAGCCAGAGCTACCTTCTGATCCAGCACTGGATTCTTCACACTAGGGAGGACCCCGCTGTGCTTCAAGAGTATGAGAAAGATGTCAACCAGAGTTCTGGCCTTTTTGTGCAGTCAGTGACTCACACAGGCTCCAAGTCCTATGTGGGTAACAAGTGCGGGAAGACTTCTAGTCAGAATACACATGTCCTGTGGCATCATAACATTCAGAGTGAAGAAAAACCATGTAAGAGTCAAGACAGTGATGGTCCAGCAGGTCACGACTCACAGCCTGTTGAGCGTCACAACCCCCCGCCAGGTGGTAAATCCTACAAATGTAATGAATATGGCGAGAGTTTCAGCCAAACCTTTCATCTCACCCGGCATCAGAAAACCCACACTCGGAAATGCTACGAATGTGCCAGATGCAAGGCGatcttcaactttaaaaaatacctccTCCAACATCAGAAAATTCATGCTGCAAAAACGACTGCTGTGTGTCAGGAGTGCGGGAAGGCCTTCAGGAGAAGCTCCTTGCTTGTCAAACACCAGTCtgttcacactggagaaaaaccTTATAAGTGCGATGAGTGTGGGAAACGCTTTAGCCATATCCTGACCCTAAAGACCCATCAGAGGGTTCACAGGGGCGAGAAGCCTTACGAATGCAAcaaatgtgggaaagccttttaCCGGAACACTCACCTTAATGAACACCAGAGAGTTCACACGGGCTACAGGCCCCACAAGTGCCACAAATGCATCAAGAGTTTCACCCGGCCCTCCCACCTAAATCGACACCTGTCCATTCACGCCACAGAAAAGCCCTACAGCTGTGCCGAATGCAAGGAGACCTTCAGCCACAACGAAGACCTTGTTCAGCACCAGAAAATCCATGCTGTGGAAACCCCCTACCAATGTCAGGAGTGTGGTGAGCGCTTCGTTTGCCACTCGACCCTAATTTGCCACCAGAGCGGTCACACCAGAGAAAAACAAGGACTCGACGAGAGCAGGAAGATCTTGAATGAGAACCCAGAGCAGAGAGAGCCTCCAAGGGTCAGCAAGAAGCTCTTTAAGTGTAACAAATGTGAGAAAACCTTCAGCTGCAGCAAATACCTGACTCAGCACGAGTGGATTCACGCCAGGGTGAAGCCCTTTGAGTGTAACCAGTGTGGGAAGGCCTTTGGCCAAAGTTCACAGCTCATCCGCCACCAGAGGATTCACTCTGGAGTGAGGCCGTATGAATGTGGGGACTGCGGGAAGGCCTTCGTTCATAGTGCCTCCCTTGCCAAACATCAGTCCACCCATAAGAGTGAGAACCCCTTTCAATGTAACAAATGTGGAAAGACCTTCAGCCAAAGTGCATGTTGCTCAGAACATCAGTTAATCCAAACTGCGGAGAAGCCCTTTACACCTAACAAGTGTGACGAAGTCTTTACCTACAGTAACCACCTTGTTCAACATCAGGGAACTCAGGCAGGAAAGAAGCCCTTTAAGCAAAATGAATGCAGGAAAACATCGCAGCAGAGCTCGTGCCTTTCCaagcatcagagaattcacacaggTGAGAAGCCCTATGAATGTGGTGACTGTGGAAAAACCTTCAACCTGGGTGCTCAACTCATCCGACACCAGAGAGTTCACACCGGAGAAAAGCCTTACGTTTGTCAGGAATGCGGGAAAGCCTTCAGCCAGAGCTCGTGCTTTTCTAAGCATCAGAGAGTTCACACAGGTGAGAAACCCTACAAATGTGGCGACTGTGGGAAAACCTTCAGCCGGGGTGCTCCACTGATCCGACACCGGAGGATTCATACTGGAGAAAAGCCTTATGTTTGtcaggaatgtgggaaagccttcagccAGAGCTCGTGCCTTTCTAAACATCAGAGAGTTCACAGTGGGGAGAAGCCTTATGTGTGTGCcgaatgtggaaaagccttcgCCCAGAAGGCAAATCTGGTGCAGCATCAGAGAACTCACACTGGGGAGAAGCCTTATGCTTGTGATGTGTGTGGGAAAGCCTTTGCCCTTAAAGCCCACCTCAGTcagcatcagagaattcacaccaAGGAGAAACCGCATCAATGTCCACATTGTCAGAAAGCCTTGTGCTGCTGCTCAGGTCTTAGCCAACATCAGTGA
- the ZNF473 gene encoding zinc finger protein 473 isoform X3 codes for MTEEFAILKDIAMDFTLEDWEQLGLDQGDLFWDTALDNYQNLFLLNTAEAKTSPLPQDFLEEGLSQEITEMFSKDGLWNSHLEEACIGQSWLDSLLGDPESLLKSDIVTSKESPTECKSHELESHKLKRGLGPKSLLSPGAGSVTLDLPERSLTPAKSQESGNDVGCYSDQSQQDNIQGGEKPYKCSQCEKSFSQSYLLIQHWILHTREDPAVLQEYEKDVNQSSGLFVQSVTHTGSKSYVGNKCGKTSSQNTHVLWHHNIQSEEKPCKSQDSDGPAGHDSQPVERHNPPPGGKSYKCNEYGESFSQTFHLTRHQKTHTRKCYECARCKAIFNFKKYLLQHQKIHAAKTTAVCQECGKAFRRSSLLVKHQSVHTGEKPYKCDECGKRFSHILTLKTHQRVHRGEKPYECNKCGKAFYRNTHLNEHQRVHTGYRPHKCHKCIKSFTRPSHLNRHLSIHATEKPYSCAECKETFSHNEDLVQHQKIHAVETPYQCQECGERFVCHSTLICHQSGHTREKQGLDESRKILNENPEQREPPRVSKKLFKCNKCEKTFSCSKYLTQHEWIHARVKPFECNQCGKAFGQSSQLIRHQRIHSGVRPYECGDCGKAFVHSASLAKHQSTHKSENPFQCNKCGKTFSQSACCSEHQLIQTAEKPFTPNKCDEVFTYSNHLVQHQGTQAGKKPFKQNECRKTSQQSSCLSKHQRIHTGEKPYECGDCGKTFNLGAQLIRHQRVHTGEKPYVCQECGKAFSQSSCFSKHQRVHTGEKPYKCGDCGKTFSRGAPLIRHRRIHTGEKPYVCQECGKAFSQSSCLSKHQRVHSGEKPYVCAECGKAFAQKANLVQHQRTHTGEKPYACDVCGKAFALKAHLSQHQRIHTKEKPHQCPHCQKALCCCSGLSQHQ; via the exons ATGACTGAG GAATTTGCGATCCTCAAGGACATAGCCATGGACTTCACCTTGGAGGACTGGGAGCAGCTGGGGCTGGACCAGGGGGACCTGTTCTGGGACACGGCACTGGACAACTACCAGAACCTCTTCCTGCTGA ACACCGCTGAGGCCAAGACCTCTCCTCTGCCACAGGACTTCTTGGAAGAAGGACTCTCCCAGGAGATTACTGAGATGTTTTCCAAGGATGGCCTCTGGAACTCCCATCTGGAAGAAGCCTGCATAGGTCAGAGCTGGTTAGATAGTTTGCTAGGAGATCCAGAAAGTCTTCTGAAGTCCGATATTGTTACCAGCAAGGAAAGTCCCACTGAATGCAAGAGCCACGAACTCGAGAGCCACAAACTCAAGAGAGGCCTTGGTCCCAAGTCCCTCCTTTCCCCAGGAGCGGGTTCTGTGACTCTTGATCTTCCTGAAAGGAGCCTTACACCAGCTAAGTCTCAGGAAAGTGGGAATGACGTTGGGTGCTACTCAGACCAGAGCCAGCAGGATAACATCCAGGGAGGGGAGAAACCATATAAATGTAGTCAGTGTGAGAAGAGCTTCAGCCAGAGCTACCTTCTGATCCAGCACTGGATTCTTCACACTAGGGAGGACCCCGCTGTGCTTCAAGAGTATGAGAAAGATGTCAACCAGAGTTCTGGCCTTTTTGTGCAGTCAGTGACTCACACAGGCTCCAAGTCCTATGTGGGTAACAAGTGCGGGAAGACTTCTAGTCAGAATACACATGTCCTGTGGCATCATAACATTCAGAGTGAAGAAAAACCATGTAAGAGTCAAGACAGTGATGGTCCAGCAGGTCACGACTCACAGCCTGTTGAGCGTCACAACCCCCCGCCAGGTGGTAAATCCTACAAATGTAATGAATATGGCGAGAGTTTCAGCCAAACCTTTCATCTCACCCGGCATCAGAAAACCCACACTCGGAAATGCTACGAATGTGCCAGATGCAAGGCGatcttcaactttaaaaaatacctccTCCAACATCAGAAAATTCATGCTGCAAAAACGACTGCTGTGTGTCAGGAGTGCGGGAAGGCCTTCAGGAGAAGCTCCTTGCTTGTCAAACACCAGTCtgttcacactggagaaaaaccTTATAAGTGCGATGAGTGTGGGAAACGCTTTAGCCATATCCTGACCCTAAAGACCCATCAGAGGGTTCACAGGGGCGAGAAGCCTTACGAATGCAAcaaatgtgggaaagccttttaCCGGAACACTCACCTTAATGAACACCAGAGAGTTCACACGGGCTACAGGCCCCACAAGTGCCACAAATGCATCAAGAGTTTCACCCGGCCCTCCCACCTAAATCGACACCTGTCCATTCACGCCACAGAAAAGCCCTACAGCTGTGCCGAATGCAAGGAGACCTTCAGCCACAACGAAGACCTTGTTCAGCACCAGAAAATCCATGCTGTGGAAACCCCCTACCAATGTCAGGAGTGTGGTGAGCGCTTCGTTTGCCACTCGACCCTAATTTGCCACCAGAGCGGTCACACCAGAGAAAAACAAGGACTCGACGAGAGCAGGAAGATCTTGAATGAGAACCCAGAGCAGAGAGAGCCTCCAAGGGTCAGCAAGAAGCTCTTTAAGTGTAACAAATGTGAGAAAACCTTCAGCTGCAGCAAATACCTGACTCAGCACGAGTGGATTCACGCCAGGGTGAAGCCCTTTGAGTGTAACCAGTGTGGGAAGGCCTTTGGCCAAAGTTCACAGCTCATCCGCCACCAGAGGATTCACTCTGGAGTGAGGCCGTATGAATGTGGGGACTGCGGGAAGGCCTTCGTTCATAGTGCCTCCCTTGCCAAACATCAGTCCACCCATAAGAGTGAGAACCCCTTTCAATGTAACAAATGTGGAAAGACCTTCAGCCAAAGTGCATGTTGCTCAGAACATCAGTTAATCCAAACTGCGGAGAAGCCCTTTACACCTAACAAGTGTGACGAAGTCTTTACCTACAGTAACCACCTTGTTCAACATCAGGGAACTCAGGCAGGAAAGAAGCCCTTTAAGCAAAATGAATGCAGGAAAACATCGCAGCAGAGCTCGTGCCTTTCCaagcatcagagaattcacacaggTGAGAAGCCCTATGAATGTGGTGACTGTGGAAAAACCTTCAACCTGGGTGCTCAACTCATCCGACACCAGAGAGTTCACACCGGAGAAAAGCCTTACGTTTGTCAGGAATGCGGGAAAGCCTTCAGCCAGAGCTCGTGCTTTTCTAAGCATCAGAGAGTTCACACAGGTGAGAAACCCTACAAATGTGGCGACTGTGGGAAAACCTTCAGCCGGGGTGCTCCACTGATCCGACACCGGAGGATTCATACTGGAGAAAAGCCTTATGTTTGtcaggaatgtgggaaagccttcagccAGAGCTCGTGCCTTTCTAAACATCAGAGAGTTCACAGTGGGGAGAAGCCTTATGTGTGTGCcgaatgtggaaaagccttcgCCCAGAAGGCAAATCTGGTGCAGCATCAGAGAACTCACACTGGGGAGAAGCCTTATGCTTGTGATGTGTGTGGGAAAGCCTTTGCCCTTAAAGCCCACCTCAGTcagcatcagagaattcacaccaAGGAGAAACCGCATCAATGTCCACATTGTCAGAAAGCCTTGTGCTGCTGCTCAGGTCTTAGCCAACATCAGTGA
- the ZNF473 gene encoding zinc finger protein 473 isoform X2, which yields MDFTLEDWEQLGLDQGDLFWDTALDNYQNLFLLNPPRPNLTSHPDDGEELAALAKGSPESTGPDTAEAKTSPLPQDFLEEGLSQEITEMFSKDGLWNSHLEEACIGQSWLDSLLGDPESLLKSDIVTSKESPTECKSHELESHKLKRGLGPKSLLSPGAGSVTLDLPERSLTPAKSQESGNDVGCYSDQSQQDNIQGGEKPYKCSQCEKSFSQSYLLIQHWILHTREDPAVLQEYEKDVNQSSGLFVQSVTHTGSKSYVGNKCGKTSSQNTHVLWHHNIQSEEKPCKSQDSDGPAGHDSQPVERHNPPPGGKSYKCNEYGESFSQTFHLTRHQKTHTRKCYECARCKAIFNFKKYLLQHQKIHAAKTTAVCQECGKAFRRSSLLVKHQSVHTGEKPYKCDECGKRFSHILTLKTHQRVHRGEKPYECNKCGKAFYRNTHLNEHQRVHTGYRPHKCHKCIKSFTRPSHLNRHLSIHATEKPYSCAECKETFSHNEDLVQHQKIHAVETPYQCQECGERFVCHSTLICHQSGHTREKQGLDESRKILNENPEQREPPRVSKKLFKCNKCEKTFSCSKYLTQHEWIHARVKPFECNQCGKAFGQSSQLIRHQRIHSGVRPYECGDCGKAFVHSASLAKHQSTHKSENPFQCNKCGKTFSQSACCSEHQLIQTAEKPFTPNKCDEVFTYSNHLVQHQGTQAGKKPFKQNECRKTSQQSSCLSKHQRIHTGEKPYECGDCGKTFNLGAQLIRHQRVHTGEKPYVCQECGKAFSQSSCFSKHQRVHTGEKPYKCGDCGKTFSRGAPLIRHRRIHTGEKPYVCQECGKAFSQSSCLSKHQRVHSGEKPYVCAECGKAFAQKANLVQHQRTHTGEKPYACDVCGKAFALKAHLSQHQRIHTKEKPHQCPHCQKALCCCSGLSQHQ from the exons ATGGACTTCACCTTGGAGGACTGGGAGCAGCTGGGGCTGGACCAGGGGGACCTGTTCTGGGACACGGCACTGGACAACTACCAGAACCTCTTCCTGCTGA ATCCCCCCAGACCCAACCTGACCTCCCATCCAGATGATGGGGAAGAGCTGGCGGCCCTGGCGAAAGGAAGCCCAGAGTCAACAGGTCCTG ACACCGCTGAGGCCAAGACCTCTCCTCTGCCACAGGACTTCTTGGAAGAAGGACTCTCCCAGGAGATTACTGAGATGTTTTCCAAGGATGGCCTCTGGAACTCCCATCTGGAAGAAGCCTGCATAGGTCAGAGCTGGTTAGATAGTTTGCTAGGAGATCCAGAAAGTCTTCTGAAGTCCGATATTGTTACCAGCAAGGAAAGTCCCACTGAATGCAAGAGCCACGAACTCGAGAGCCACAAACTCAAGAGAGGCCTTGGTCCCAAGTCCCTCCTTTCCCCAGGAGCGGGTTCTGTGACTCTTGATCTTCCTGAAAGGAGCCTTACACCAGCTAAGTCTCAGGAAAGTGGGAATGACGTTGGGTGCTACTCAGACCAGAGCCAGCAGGATAACATCCAGGGAGGGGAGAAACCATATAAATGTAGTCAGTGTGAGAAGAGCTTCAGCCAGAGCTACCTTCTGATCCAGCACTGGATTCTTCACACTAGGGAGGACCCCGCTGTGCTTCAAGAGTATGAGAAAGATGTCAACCAGAGTTCTGGCCTTTTTGTGCAGTCAGTGACTCACACAGGCTCCAAGTCCTATGTGGGTAACAAGTGCGGGAAGACTTCTAGTCAGAATACACATGTCCTGTGGCATCATAACATTCAGAGTGAAGAAAAACCATGTAAGAGTCAAGACAGTGATGGTCCAGCAGGTCACGACTCACAGCCTGTTGAGCGTCACAACCCCCCGCCAGGTGGTAAATCCTACAAATGTAATGAATATGGCGAGAGTTTCAGCCAAACCTTTCATCTCACCCGGCATCAGAAAACCCACACTCGGAAATGCTACGAATGTGCCAGATGCAAGGCGatcttcaactttaaaaaatacctccTCCAACATCAGAAAATTCATGCTGCAAAAACGACTGCTGTGTGTCAGGAGTGCGGGAAGGCCTTCAGGAGAAGCTCCTTGCTTGTCAAACACCAGTCtgttcacactggagaaaaaccTTATAAGTGCGATGAGTGTGGGAAACGCTTTAGCCATATCCTGACCCTAAAGACCCATCAGAGGGTTCACAGGGGCGAGAAGCCTTACGAATGCAAcaaatgtgggaaagccttttaCCGGAACACTCACCTTAATGAACACCAGAGAGTTCACACGGGCTACAGGCCCCACAAGTGCCACAAATGCATCAAGAGTTTCACCCGGCCCTCCCACCTAAATCGACACCTGTCCATTCACGCCACAGAAAAGCCCTACAGCTGTGCCGAATGCAAGGAGACCTTCAGCCACAACGAAGACCTTGTTCAGCACCAGAAAATCCATGCTGTGGAAACCCCCTACCAATGTCAGGAGTGTGGTGAGCGCTTCGTTTGCCACTCGACCCTAATTTGCCACCAGAGCGGTCACACCAGAGAAAAACAAGGACTCGACGAGAGCAGGAAGATCTTGAATGAGAACCCAGAGCAGAGAGAGCCTCCAAGGGTCAGCAAGAAGCTCTTTAAGTGTAACAAATGTGAGAAAACCTTCAGCTGCAGCAAATACCTGACTCAGCACGAGTGGATTCACGCCAGGGTGAAGCCCTTTGAGTGTAACCAGTGTGGGAAGGCCTTTGGCCAAAGTTCACAGCTCATCCGCCACCAGAGGATTCACTCTGGAGTGAGGCCGTATGAATGTGGGGACTGCGGGAAGGCCTTCGTTCATAGTGCCTCCCTTGCCAAACATCAGTCCACCCATAAGAGTGAGAACCCCTTTCAATGTAACAAATGTGGAAAGACCTTCAGCCAAAGTGCATGTTGCTCAGAACATCAGTTAATCCAAACTGCGGAGAAGCCCTTTACACCTAACAAGTGTGACGAAGTCTTTACCTACAGTAACCACCTTGTTCAACATCAGGGAACTCAGGCAGGAAAGAAGCCCTTTAAGCAAAATGAATGCAGGAAAACATCGCAGCAGAGCTCGTGCCTTTCCaagcatcagagaattcacacaggTGAGAAGCCCTATGAATGTGGTGACTGTGGAAAAACCTTCAACCTGGGTGCTCAACTCATCCGACACCAGAGAGTTCACACCGGAGAAAAGCCTTACGTTTGTCAGGAATGCGGGAAAGCCTTCAGCCAGAGCTCGTGCTTTTCTAAGCATCAGAGAGTTCACACAGGTGAGAAACCCTACAAATGTGGCGACTGTGGGAAAACCTTCAGCCGGGGTGCTCCACTGATCCGACACCGGAGGATTCATACTGGAGAAAAGCCTTATGTTTGtcaggaatgtgggaaagccttcagccAGAGCTCGTGCCTTTCTAAACATCAGAGAGTTCACAGTGGGGAGAAGCCTTATGTGTGTGCcgaatgtggaaaagccttcgCCCAGAAGGCAAATCTGGTGCAGCATCAGAGAACTCACACTGGGGAGAAGCCTTATGCTTGTGATGTGTGTGGGAAAGCCTTTGCCCTTAAAGCCCACCTCAGTcagcatcagagaattcacaccaAGGAGAAACCGCATCAATGTCCACATTGTCAGAAAGCCTTGTGCTGCTGCTCAGGTCTTAGCCAACATCAGTGA